Proteins encoded together in one Tripterygium wilfordii isolate XIE 37 chromosome 14, ASM1340144v1, whole genome shotgun sequence window:
- the LOC120014260 gene encoding uncharacterized protein LOC120014260 produces the protein MGCGESKHDVATGNTITLKKSDTGSKNSEGTEAFIDAASNDNTNTDASVTHQEREISVGNGIEDAQNVKDITEDIELEGGENKTVASEPAKIMSKESPNHFFSSRKDEEAIDAEGRSEKSEYCSPRHEAEKESLFNDDVKAEIAVEEKLIEQNTGEIGEDIKARQENLAKEPEASTVIEAEVSTSEEKKDFSNEKLSNANSV, from the exons ATGGGTTGTGGCGAATCAAAGCATGATGTTGCCACTGGAAACACCATCACCCTTAAGAAATCTGACACAGGAAGCAAGAATAGCGAAGGCACAGAAGCCTTCATCGACGCAGCATCAAATGATAATACAAACACAGACGCATCTGTGACACACCAAGAGAGGGAGATTAGTGTTGGCAACGGCattgaagatgcacaaaatgtgaaggaTATAACCGAGGACATAGAATTAGAGGGAGGAGAAAACAAAACTGTTGCTTCAGAACCTGCAAAAATTATGTCTAAAGAGTCACCAAATCATTTCTTCTCATCGAGGAAAGATGAGGAAGCCATTGATGCTGAGGGAAGGTCTGAAAAGTCCGAGTATTGTTCTCCACGACATGAAGCTGAGAAGGAGAGTTTGTTCAATGATGATGTAAAAGCCGAAATTGCTGTTGAGGAAAAATTGATAGAACAAAACACAGGAGAAATAG GAGAGGATATAAAAGCGAGGCAAGAGAATTTGGCGAAGGAACCAGAAGCGTCAACAGTCATTGAAGCAGAGGTTTCTACAtctgaagaaaaaaaggatTTCAGCAATGAGAAGTTATCTAATGCAAATTCAGTTTAA
- the LOC120015155 gene encoding lipase-like, with amino-acid sequence MGQRRLLILAVIVCLFASSCGRELKLKHKDNHAGYNHTLVKILVEYASAVYMSDLTELFSWTCSRCDGLTKGFEVIELIVDVQNCLQGYVGVAKDLNAIIIAFRGTQEHSIQNWIEDLYWKQLDVNYPGMPDAMVHHGFFSAYHNTTIRPGILTAIQEAKEIYGDVDIMVTGHSMGGAMAAFCGLDLVVNHEAQNVQVVTFGQPRIGNAAFASYYSQLVPNTIRVTNEHDIVPHLPPYYYYFPQKTYHHFPREVWLYQIGWGSLVYRVERVCDNSGEDPTCSRSVTGNSVSDHLVYYGIELMGETWRSCGIVMDPLVADYRKTDTQGNFILSRNPNSSVLRLNTQTDV; translated from the exons ATGGGACAAAGAAGATTGTTAATCTTGGCAGTGATTGTATGCCTATTTGCATCCTCTTGCGGAAGAG AACTCAAGTTGAAGCATAAGGATAATCACGCTGGTTATAACCACACCCTTGTCAAAATATTGGTGGAATATGCTTCTGCG GTGTACATGTCAGATTTGACAGAGCTATTCTCATGGACTTGCTCAAGATGTGATGGGTTGACTAAG GGATTTGAAGTTATTGAGCTGATTGTTGATGTCCAAAACTGCTTACAG GGATATGTTGGAGTTGCGAAGGATCTCAATGCTATCATTATTGCTTTCAGAGGCACTCAGGAACACAG TATTCAGAACTGGATCGAAGACCTATACTGGAAACAGCTTGATGTAAATTACCCTGGCATGCCTGATGCAATG GTGCACCATGGATTTTTTTCTGCTTATCATAATACAACCATTCGCCCTGGAATTCTAACTGCTATACAAGAAGCAAAGGAGATCTACGGAGATGTTGACATCATGGTTACGGGCCATTCTATGGGAGGGGCTATGGCCGCATTCTGTGGACTTGATCTGGTG GTCAATCATGAAGCTCAGAATGTACAAGTAGTGACATTTGGACAGCCTCGTATAGGAAATGCAGCTTTTGCATCATACTATAGCCAACTCGTGCCTAATACTATTCGGGTCACAAATGAACATGACATAGTGCCTCATTTGCCTCCCTACTATTACTATTTCCCTCAAAAAACATACCACCACTTCCCAAGAGAG GTGTGGTTGTATCAAATTGGATGGGGAAGCCTGGTTTATAGAGTTGAGAGGGTCTGCGACAATTCTGGTGAAGATCCAACCTGTAGCAG GTCAGTAACTGGGAACAGCGTTTCAGACCATTTAGTTTATTATGGTATTGAGTTAATGGGTGAGACATGGAGATCATGTGGAATTGTGATGGATCCACTCGTAGCAGATTATCGCAAAACAGATACTCAAGGAAACTTTATATTGTCCAGGAATCCCAATTCTTCTGTCCTGAGATTGAATACACAGACAGACGTATAA
- the LOC120014997 gene encoding serine/threonine-protein kinase PBL27-like, translated as MGGCFPCFGSSDKEGSGGGETGGVKEVVKKDSVKDGSLSQSHRVSRVSSDKSKSRNGSDVKKEPIIPREPTAHIAAQTFTFRELATATKNFRPECLIGEGGFGRVYKGRLESTGQVVAVKQLDRNGLQGNREFLVEVLMLSLLHHPNLVNLIGYCADGDQRLLVYEFMPLGSLEDHLHDLPSDKEPLDWNTRMKIAAGAAKGLEYLHDTANPPVIYRDLKSSNILLDEGFRPKLSDFGLAKLGPVGDKTHVSTRVMGTYGYCAPEYAMTGQLTLKSDVYSFGVVFLELITGRKAIDNTRSHGEHNLVAWARPLFKDRRKFPKMADPLLQGRYPMRGLYQALAVAAMCLQEQAATRPLIGDVVTALTYLASQTYDQNAASAQNNRVGSSTPRSRERSFADGMDSPSEHGRIGRHGSPSSHKNSPDYRKRDHGRELSIGNELGSVEVGGGSGRKWVLDDPGRQDSQRDSPVNGARTRETPRNRDLDRERAVAEAKVWGENWREKKRANAMGSFDGTNE; from the exons ATGGGAGGGTGTTTTCCTTGTTTTGGATCATCTGACAAGGAGGGTAGTGGTGGTGGAGAAACTGGTGGTGTGAAGGAAGTGGTCAAGAAGGATTCAGTGAAAGATGGTTCACTGTCTCAGTCCCACCGTGTTAGCAGAGTTAGCTCAG ACAAATCAAAATCCCGGAATGGTTCTGATGTGAAGAAGGAACCGATAATTCCACGAGAACCAACTGCACATATTGCTGCACAAACATTTACATTCCGAGAGCTTGCTACAGCCACTAAGAACTTTCGGCCAGAATGTCTAATAGGTGAAGGGGGATTTGGACGTGTTTACAAGGGTCGCTTGGAGAGCACAGGACAG GTAGTTGCAGTAAAACAGCTTGACCGGAATGGTCTTCAAGGAAACAGAGAATTCCTGGTGGAAGTCCTCATGCTCAGCCTGCTGCACCATCCAAACCTTGTCAACTTGATTGGTTATTGTGCTGATGGAGACCAGCGCCTCCTTGTTTATGAATTTATGCCGTTGGGATCATTGGAGGATCATTTACATG atCTTCCATCCGATAAGGAGCCTCTAGACTGGAACACTAGGATGAAGATTGCAGCTGGTGCAGCAAAGGGGTTGGAATATTTGCACGATACAGCGAACCCCCCTGTCATATACAGGGACTTAAAATCGTCTAATATCCTTCTTGATGAGGGGTTTCGCCCAAAGCTATCAGATTTTGGGCTTGCAAAATTGGGTCCTGTTGGTGACAAAACTCATGTGTCCACGCGAGTGATGGGAACATATGGATATTGTGCCCCAGAGTATGCCATGACCGGTCAACTTACTCTGAAGTCGGATGTGTATAGTTTTGGCGTCGTCTTTCTTGAACTTATAACTGGCCGCAAAGCTATCGATAATACCCGGTCACATGGAGAGCATAATCTTGTTGCGTGG GCACGACCTCTTTTCAAGGATCGTAGGAAGTTCCCTAAAATGGCTGATCCACTGTTGCAAGGTCGATATCCCATGAGAGGACTATATCAAGCTCTGGCTGTTGCAGCAATGTGTTTGCAAGAGCAAGCCGCCACAAGGCCTCTGATAGGCGATGTTGTGACGGCACTCACCTATTTAGCTTCGCAAACCTATGATCAAAATGCAGCAAGTGCACAAAATAACAGAGTTGGTTCATCTACGCCTAGGAGCAGGGAGAGGAGCTTCGCAGATGGGATGGACAGCCCAAGCGAGCACGGCCGTATAGGGCGGCATGGTTCCCCTTCCAGCCATAAAAATTCACCAGACTACAGGAAGAGAGACCATGGTCGGGAATTAAGCATTGGCAATGAGTTGGGCAGTGTTGAGGTTGGTGGTGGTTCTGGCAGAAAATGGGTTTTGGATGATCCCGGGCGACAAGACTCACAGAGGGACAGCCCAGTAAATGGTGCCAGAACAAGAGAAACTCCAAGAAATCGTGATTTAGATAGAGAACGTGCAGTTGCTGAGGCGAAAGTGTGGGGTGAGAATTGGAGGGAGAAAAAGCGGGCCAATGCAATGGGTAGCTTTGATGGTACAAATGAGTAG